A genome region from candidate division KSB1 bacterium includes the following:
- a CDS encoding isocitrate/isopropylmalate family dehydrogenase, which translates to MKRRTIVTMPGDGIGHTVLPEALRVLKAAGFAADYVEAPIGWTYWCEQGNPLPDETIHLLKAHKLGLFGAITSKPKDKAALELKPELREGGAVYYSPIVRMRQLFHLDICIRPCRAFKGNPLNFVRRNAAGGVDEPPVDAVIFRQNTEGLYGGVEWTDPPRPVRQALETHPKMAAFRDVPGPDLAVSTRIFTRRACRRICEAAFTYAHQHGYASVTMCEKPNVIRETSGMMEEEARKAGEAYPDIQLRSTNIDAQMMWLTKNPEDYGVIVSGNMFGDIVSDGFAGLTGGLGFACSANIGDEVAVFEPTHGSAPRYEQLQPSIVNPIAMMLSACMLLDHIGDPARATRIREAVAAVIADGRVRTYDMLRLKGGADVIKQGAATTQQMTDAVIAHL; encoded by the coding sequence ATGAAACGGCGAACCATTGTCACCATGCCCGGCGACGGTATCGGCCATACCGTGCTGCCGGAAGCGCTGCGCGTGTTAAAAGCGGCCGGATTTGCAGCCGATTATGTCGAGGCGCCCATTGGCTGGACCTACTGGTGCGAGCAGGGCAATCCGCTGCCGGATGAAACGATCCATCTTCTCAAGGCCCACAAGTTGGGTCTGTTCGGCGCCATCACGTCCAAACCCAAAGACAAGGCGGCGCTGGAACTCAAACCCGAACTGCGGGAGGGCGGCGCGGTGTATTACAGTCCGATTGTCAGGATGCGTCAGTTGTTTCACCTCGACATCTGCATCCGGCCCTGTCGGGCGTTCAAAGGCAATCCCCTGAACTTTGTCCGCCGCAACGCCGCCGGCGGGGTTGACGAGCCGCCGGTGGACGCGGTGATTTTCCGGCAGAATACGGAAGGCTTGTACGGCGGTGTGGAATGGACCGATCCGCCGCGGCCGGTGCGGCAGGCGCTGGAGACGCATCCGAAAATGGCGGCGTTCAGGGACGTGCCCGGACCCGATCTGGCCGTGTCCACGCGTATTTTCACGCGCCGGGCCTGTCGGCGTATCTGTGAGGCGGCGTTCACTTATGCGCACCAGCACGGCTATGCGTCCGTGACCATGTGCGAAAAACCGAATGTCATCCGCGAAACCTCGGGTATGATGGAAGAAGAAGCGCGCAAAGCCGGCGAAGCGTATCCGGATATTCAGCTGCGCTCTACCAATATCGACGCGCAGATGATGTGGCTGACCAAGAATCCCGAGGATTACGGCGTCATCGTGTCCGGCAACATGTTCGGCGATATTGTCTCGGACGGATTTGCCGGACTCACCGGCGGACTCGGATTCGCCTGCAGCGCCAACATCGGCGATGAGGTGGCGGTGTTTGAACCCACGCACGGATCCGCGCCCCGCTATGAACAGCTGCAGCCGTCGATTGTCAATCCGATTGCCATGATGTTGTCCGCCTGCATGCTGCTGGACCATATCGGCGACCCGGCGCGCGCAACGCGCATCCGCGAGGCTGTGGCAGCCGTGATTGCCGACGGCCGGGTGCGCACCTATGACATGCTGCGCCTGAAAGGCGGCGCCGATGTGATCAAACAGGGCGCGGCCACCACACAGCAGATGACCGACGCGGTCATTGCGCATTTGTAA
- a CDS encoding DNA methyltransferase, with product MKTRHTCVIGDSRKMDAIDSESVHLAVTSPPYWQLKDYGSDQQIGYFDSYESYINNLNLVWAECFRVLHPGCRLMVNIGDQFARAVYYGRYKIIPIRTEIIKFCETIGFDYMGAIIWQKKTTMNTTGGATVMGSYPFPRNGIVEIDYEFILIFKKPGKAPKVSKERKEQSRISKEKWKEYFLGHWYFNGARQTNHIAMFPTELPKRAIEMFTFVGDTVLDPFLGSGTTCLAAMSCNRNSIGYEINKEFLPIIKDKLNVDTKTLFQDQEFIIKYQNIPDLNWEKEIDNLPYIFHDPVNFDKKMDPHKMKFGSKINIEDGKNGVKRENYFNVKEILKPNVIKLSNDLNVRLLGVKPMVDKHTEAIKFLKNKILKRPVYLKYDETKYDNENNLLAYVYMKNKTFINAHLIKNKLCAIDDEFNFKHQNKFQNISKEPIT from the coding sequence ATGAAAACAAGACATACTTGTGTCATTGGTGATTCAAGGAAAATGGATGCTATTGACAGCGAATCTGTACATTTAGCCGTTACATCACCGCCCTATTGGCAATTAAAAGATTATGGTTCCGATCAGCAAATTGGATATTTTGATTCATACGAAAGCTATATAAATAATTTGAATCTGGTCTGGGCAGAATGTTTTCGCGTCTTACATCCAGGTTGTCGATTGATGGTAAACATTGGAGATCAATTCGCGCGTGCCGTTTATTATGGGCGTTACAAAATAATTCCCATAAGAACCGAAATTATCAAATTTTGTGAAACAATCGGTTTTGACTATATGGGAGCCATAATATGGCAAAAGAAAACCACCATGAATACAACGGGGGGTGCCACTGTTATGGGATCCTATCCTTTTCCAAGAAATGGCATCGTTGAAATTGATTATGAGTTTATACTGATCTTCAAGAAACCGGGAAAAGCCCCAAAAGTAAGTAAAGAGCGAAAAGAACAATCAAGGATTTCCAAAGAAAAATGGAAAGAATATTTTTTAGGGCATTGGTATTTTAATGGAGCCAGACAAACCAATCATATTGCCATGTTTCCGACAGAGTTACCCAAAAGAGCCATTGAAATGTTTACATTTGTTGGCGATACGGTATTGGATCCATTCTTAGGTAGTGGGACGACTTGTTTAGCTGCCATGTCCTGTAATCGAAATTCCATCGGTTATGAAATTAATAAAGAATTTTTACCCATTATAAAAGATAAATTAAATGTAGATACAAAGACCCTTTTTCAGGACCAAGAGTTTATTATAAAGTATCAAAACATACCAGATCTGAATTGGGAAAAAGAAATCGATAATCTTCCCTATATTTTTCACGATCCTGTAAATTTTGATAAAAAAATGGATCCTCATAAAATGAAATTTGGATCAAAAATAAATATCGAGGACGGAAAAAATGGTGTAAAACGGGAAAATTATTTCAATGTAAAAGAGATTTTAAAACCGAATGTTATCAAATTATCAAACGATTTAAATGTTAGATTACTTGGCGTCAAACCCATGGTAGATAAACATACTGAGGCTATCAAGTTTCTAAAAAATAAAATCTTAAAAAGACCGGTCTATTTAAAATATGACGAAACAAAATATGATAATGAAAACAATTTATTGGCCTATGTTTATATGAAAAATAAAACATTTATCAATGCACACTTGATAAAAAACAAATTATGTGCGATAGATGATGAATTCAACTTTAAACATCAAAATAAATTTCAAAATATATCCAAGGAGCCTATTACGTGA
- a CDS encoding PIN domain-containing protein, translated as MKTAYLDLKLIWDMLTRQHEHAAAAAVFDHCVKRSLKGAIGSHDIAALSSELQRQQVDPNLRQHITDTLLDHLSVLTAHESILRDALHSQIRDYEKAVTDELAFHAGVDFMVVRDLSEFEGSKNRVYAVREGWYRMYKQC; from the coding sequence ATGAAAACAGCCTATCTTGATCTGAAACTCATATGGGATATGCTCACCCGGCAGCACGAGCATGCGGCGGCCGCCGCTGTGTTTGATCACTGTGTCAAACGCAGCCTGAAAGGCGCCATCGGCTCGCATGACATCGCCGCCTTGTCGTCAGAACTGCAGCGGCAACAGGTAGACCCGAACCTCCGGCAGCACATCACAGACACGCTGCTCGACCACCTGAGCGTGCTCACCGCCCACGAAAGCATCCTGAGAGACGCCCTGCACTCACAAATCCGGGATTACGAAAAGGCCGTCACCGACGAACTGGCGTTTCATGCCGGGGTGGATTTTATGGTGGTCCGGGATTTGAGCGAGTTTGAGGGGTCAAAGAATCGAGTGTATGCGGTTCGGGAGGGTTGGTATAGAATGTATAAGCAATGTTAA
- a CDS encoding aminotransferase class III-fold pyridoxal phosphate-dependent enzyme has protein sequence MSGTDFYYEPQIRLAERLSKLAPMSGKNRVFFTNSGAESVEAALKLARFHTKRQHVIGFIGAFHGRTYGAMSLGASKMIQSFGFKPLVPQISHVDYPNPFRPVGYEDNVTDHSMKELQTVFEHKVAPDEVAAIFVEAIQGEGGYIVPPDDFLPRLRDLCTTHGIMLVCDEVQSGVGRTGKFWAVNHVNVQPDMITCAKGIASGLPLGALIAREEVMNWPYGAHASTFGGNPVCCAASLATLDLLERGLVDHAAKTGAHLMTGLRQLMSGCPVIGDARGRGLMAAVEFIRDPGSREAYPEFRNQVIQACFQRGLLILGCGESAIRFCPALTVKEEQIDTALSIVRAAIESVEQQETPL, from the coding sequence ATGTCGGGCACGGATTTTTACTATGAACCGCAGATCCGGCTGGCCGAACGCCTGTCCAAACTGGCGCCCATGTCCGGCAAGAACCGCGTGTTTTTCACCAATTCCGGCGCTGAATCCGTGGAAGCGGCGCTCAAACTGGCGCGTTTTCACACCAAACGTCAGCACGTGATCGGTTTTATCGGCGCTTTTCACGGCCGCACCTACGGCGCCATGTCGCTGGGCGCCAGCAAGATGATCCAGAGTTTCGGATTCAAGCCGCTGGTGCCGCAGATTTCGCACGTGGATTACCCGAATCCGTTCCGGCCGGTGGGGTACGAAGACAACGTCACCGATCACAGCATGAAAGAACTGCAGACCGTATTCGAGCACAAGGTGGCGCCGGACGAGGTGGCGGCGATTTTTGTCGAGGCCATCCAGGGCGAAGGCGGCTATATTGTGCCGCCGGATGATTTTCTGCCGCGTCTGCGCGACTTGTGCACAACACACGGCATTATGCTGGTGTGCGACGAGGTGCAGTCCGGCGTGGGCCGCACCGGCAAATTCTGGGCGGTGAATCACGTGAACGTGCAACCGGATATGATCACCTGCGCCAAGGGCATTGCCAGCGGACTGCCGCTGGGAGCGCTGATCGCGCGCGAAGAGGTGATGAACTGGCCGTACGGCGCGCACGCGTCCACCTTTGGCGGCAATCCGGTTTGCTGCGCCGCGTCCCTGGCCACTCTGGATCTGCTCGAACGCGGACTCGTTGACCATGCGGCGAAAACCGGCGCGCATTTGATGACCGGACTGCGGCAACTGATGAGCGGGTGCCCGGTGATCGGCGACGCGCGCGGCCGGGGACTGATGGCGGCTGTTGAATTTATCCGGGATCCCGGCAGCCGCGAAGCGTATCCGGAGTTCCGCAATCAGGTGATCCAGGCCTGTTTTCAGCGCGGACTGTTGATTCTGGGATGCGGCGAGAGCGCTATACGGTTCTGTCCGGCGCTGACCGTCAAAGAGGAACAGATCGACACCGCGTTATCGATTGTACGCGCGGCCATTGAATCGGTTGAACAACAGGAGACCCCCTTATGA
- a CDS encoding HDIG domain-containing protein, which produces MQKAIKNLWPELTWIQDNDLREKTANVWETALAESVLSVDDLNRIPFTLLIPGVTTTFMTHKRAVVHLAKACGETIREFLGKDLPVNMDVLIAGAMLCDVGKLLEYDLADGQAVQGNYGKYLRHPFSGVSLAERCGVPAEVSHIIAAHAGEGDRVKRSVEATIVHHADFMTFLPFRERLIPD; this is translated from the coding sequence ATGCAGAAAGCGATAAAAAATTTGTGGCCGGAACTGACCTGGATTCAGGATAACGATCTGCGGGAGAAAACGGCAAACGTCTGGGAAACGGCGCTTGCGGAAAGCGTGTTGAGCGTCGATGATCTGAACCGCATTCCGTTCACCCTGCTAATTCCGGGCGTCACCACGACATTCATGACGCACAAACGCGCCGTGGTGCATCTGGCCAAGGCCTGCGGCGAGACTATCCGTGAATTTTTAGGCAAAGACCTGCCGGTGAACATGGACGTGCTCATCGCCGGCGCCATGCTCTGCGACGTGGGCAAGCTGCTGGAATACGATCTCGCGGATGGACAGGCGGTGCAGGGCAATTACGGCAAGTATCTGCGCCATCCGTTTTCCGGCGTGTCGCTGGCCGAGCGCTGCGGGGTGCCGGCGGAGGTGTCTCACATCATTGCCGCGCACGCCGGCGAAGGCGACCGGGTGAAACGCTCGGTAGAAGCAACGATTGTGCATCACGCGGATTTTATGACGTTTCTGCCGTTCAGGGAACGCCTGATTCCGGATTGA
- a CDS encoding DUF6364 family protein: MNKKTLYIDKPLIEFAHNYSQQTRQSISNLVENVLQRLKDDIHPEELSEETQALDGILQGHTFDTDTRL; the protein is encoded by the coding sequence ATGAACAAAAAGACCCTTTACATCGACAAACCGCTCATCGAGTTCGCGCACAACTATTCACAACAAACGCGGCAATCCATCTCGAATCTCGTCGAAAATGTTTTGCAGCGGCTCAAAGACGATATTCATCCGGAAGAGCTATCCGAAGAAACGCAAGCCCTGGACGGCATCCTGCAGGGGCACACATTCGACACGGACACCCGGTTATGA
- a CDS encoding helix-turn-helix domain-containing protein: MSLEQAYQALKAIGFSDYESRAYCALLSQSPSNGYQIASRGGIPRAKVYEVLQRLVSRGAAVRAETADRDAKVYVAVDPKTLIDNIQNNMNQACDQAQSALQHLQEEPDVMEILWRVTSLDDLVSRAHSLVDGAQQTLHVALWAEEFDAVYPALLRAAERDLRMAVILYSHHDAFSQLQNSGAGAVLHSANKRQMVPELGRQFLLAADRRQCITGSIFDDGTLDGVFSMNRGLVSNTVDLVNHEIYVERITHEVGDAVFKRYGRDMKGLNSFDAPG; this comes from the coding sequence ATGAGTCTGGAACAGGCGTATCAAGCGTTAAAAGCGATCGGGTTCAGCGACTATGAATCGCGGGCCTATTGCGCGCTGCTGTCGCAATCTCCGTCCAACGGCTATCAAATCGCGTCGCGCGGCGGTATTCCGCGCGCCAAGGTGTACGAAGTGCTGCAGCGCTTGGTGAGCCGCGGCGCGGCGGTGCGCGCCGAGACCGCGGACCGGGACGCCAAGGTGTACGTGGCCGTGGATCCGAAAACCTTGATCGATAATATACAGAACAACATGAATCAGGCCTGCGATCAGGCGCAGTCGGCCTTGCAGCATCTGCAGGAAGAGCCGGATGTGATGGAAATCCTCTGGCGGGTGACCTCGCTGGACGATCTGGTCAGCCGCGCGCATTCGCTGGTGGACGGCGCGCAGCAAACCCTGCACGTGGCGCTGTGGGCGGAAGAATTTGACGCGGTGTATCCGGCGCTGCTGCGGGCCGCCGAACGCGATCTGCGCATGGCGGTGATTCTCTACAGTCATCATGACGCGTTTTCACAGCTGCAGAACAGCGGCGCCGGCGCGGTGCTGCACAGCGCCAACAAGCGTCAGATGGTGCCGGAACTGGGCCGGCAGTTTCTGCTGGCTGCGGACCGGCGCCAGTGCATCACCGGATCGATTTTCGACGACGGCACCCTGGACGGCGTGTTTTCCATGAACCGCGGACTGGTGTCCAATACCGTCGATCTGGTCAATCATGAAATCTATGTGGAGCGCATCACCCACGAGGTGGGGGATGCGGTGTTCAAACGCTACGGCCGGGATATGAAAGGATTGAATTCGTTTGATGCACCGGGATGA
- a CDS encoding aconitase/3-isopropylmalate dehydratase large subunit family protein, whose translation MGQTLIEKIIASHSGRDVKPGDIANMVIDFRVARDFGGANVVRNLQEHGLKIADAAKTAFTFDCNPTGSDQKYAAHQQLCRVFAKQHDIPVSDIDKGIGTHLAIENGWIGPGGTLVSTDSHANILGAIGAFGQGMGDVDIAAAFAKGQIWFKTPPSVKITVKGSLPQHCTAKDLTLYFLQQFGANGLLGAAAEVYGPAIEALDLHERITLASMATEMGAVILLISPSDAVIDTCRTAGAAFEPVYADADAVYQRELSVNIANLEPMLSRPGHPDDAVPVSEAEGTPVHSVFIGSCTNGRFEDLRAAAAVLEGKRKAPHVVLKIVPATDAVWQRCLREGVFDTFKQAGALIGNAGCAGCAAGQVGQNGPGEVTVSTGNRNFAGKQGKGEVYLASPATAAAAAVAGCLVSADRLNSVRCRDASAPPLRQPAAKRSGEQSGKPTVIKGRVWVIRQDHIDTDMIYHNRYLTVTELNDMGPYTFENLDGWGDFAKKAEPGHILVTGDNFGCGSSRQQAVDCFKSLGIPLIIARSFGAIYERNAINNGLAITTADLVNTDIQDGEVITCDLASGTIVREAGEIVKAAPFSEVQMQIYQRGGLL comes from the coding sequence ATGGGTCAGACCCTGATTGAAAAAATCATTGCCAGCCACTCCGGACGCGACGTCAAGCCCGGGGATATCGCCAATATGGTGATTGATTTCCGCGTTGCGCGTGATTTCGGCGGCGCCAATGTGGTCAGGAATCTGCAGGAACACGGGCTGAAAATCGCTGATGCGGCGAAAACCGCGTTCACCTTTGACTGCAATCCCACCGGCTCGGACCAGAAATACGCGGCCCATCAGCAGCTCTGCCGGGTGTTTGCGAAACAGCATGACATCCCGGTGAGCGACATTGACAAGGGTATCGGCACGCATCTGGCCATTGAAAACGGCTGGATCGGTCCGGGCGGCACCCTGGTGTCCACGGATTCGCACGCCAATATTCTCGGCGCCATCGGCGCGTTCGGTCAGGGCATGGGCGATGTGGACATTGCCGCGGCCTTCGCCAAGGGCCAGATCTGGTTCAAGACGCCGCCGAGCGTCAAGATCACGGTCAAGGGATCGCTGCCGCAACACTGTACGGCCAAAGACCTGACGCTGTATTTTTTACAGCAGTTTGGCGCCAACGGACTGCTCGGCGCGGCCGCCGAAGTTTACGGTCCGGCTATTGAGGCGCTGGACCTGCACGAACGCATCACCCTGGCGTCCATGGCCACGGAAATGGGCGCCGTCATTCTGCTCATCTCGCCGTCGGATGCGGTGATTGACACCTGCCGCACGGCCGGCGCCGCGTTCGAGCCGGTTTATGCGGATGCGGATGCGGTTTACCAGCGTGAACTCTCTGTAAACATTGCAAATCTTGAACCCATGCTGTCGCGTCCCGGTCATCCCGATGATGCGGTGCCGGTGTCCGAGGCTGAGGGAACGCCGGTGCATTCGGTGTTTATCGGGTCCTGCACCAACGGTCGTTTTGAAGACCTGCGCGCCGCTGCAGCGGTTCTCGAGGGCAAACGCAAAGCGCCGCACGTGGTGTTGAAAATCGTGCCGGCCACGGACGCGGTGTGGCAACGCTGCCTGCGCGAGGGAGTGTTTGATACTTTTAAGCAGGCGGGCGCTCTGATCGGCAACGCCGGATGCGCCGGCTGCGCGGCCGGACAGGTGGGACAAAACGGTCCCGGCGAAGTGACGGTCAGCACCGGCAACCGCAATTTCGCCGGCAAACAGGGCAAAGGCGAGGTGTACCTGGCGAGTCCGGCCACCGCGGCCGCGGCAGCCGTGGCCGGATGCCTGGTGTCGGCCGACCGCCTGAACAGCGTGAGATGTCGTGACGCAAGCGCGCCGCCGCTGCGCCAACCGGCGGCCAAACGCTCCGGCGAACAATCCGGCAAACCGACGGTCATCAAGGGCCGCGTGTGGGTGATCCGGCAGGACCATATCGATACGGACATGATCTATCACAACCGTTATCTGACGGTCACGGAACTCAACGACATGGGACCGTATACCTTTGAAAATCTTGACGGATGGGGTGATTTTGCGAAAAAGGCCGAGCCCGGCCATATTCTGGTCACCGGCGATAATTTCGGCTGCGGCAGTTCCCGGCAGCAGGCCGTGGACTGTTTCAAGAGTCTGGGCATTCCGCTGATCATTGCGCGCTCTTTCGGCGCCATTTACGAGCGCAATGCCATCAACAACGGTCTGGCGATCACCACCGCAGATCTGGTGAACACGGATATTCAGGACGGCGAGGTGATTACCTGCGATCTCGCCTCGGGTACGATTGTCAGAGAAGCCGGTGAAATCGTCAAGGCCGCCCCGTTTTCAGAGGTACAAATGCAGATTTACCAGCGCGGAGGTCTGTTATAA
- a CDS encoding GxxExxY protein, producing MEFDKLSEKVIGCAIEVHRQLGPGLLESTYEQCLARELSINKISFELQCPLPVLYKGLRLDCGYRVDVLIEKQLIVELKAVSKLLPIHNAQILTYMKLSNISIGLLINFNEELLKAGIQRFVL from the coding sequence ATGGAATTTGATAAACTATCCGAAAAAGTGATTGGTTGTGCGATAGAGGTGCATCGGCAATTGGGTCCCGGGTTATTGGAATCTACCTATGAGCAGTGCCTTGCCAGAGAGCTTTCTATCAATAAAATATCATTTGAACTCCAATGTCCATTACCTGTTCTGTATAAAGGATTGCGTCTGGACTGCGGGTACCGGGTTGATGTGTTGATTGAAAAACAGTTAATCGTTGAATTAAAGGCAGTATCCAAACTGCTGCCTATTCATAACGCCCAAATCTTGACTTATATGAAGTTATCAAATATCTCAATTGGATTGCTGATCAATTTCAATGAGGAATTGTTAAAAGCTGGAATCCAGCGTTTTGTTCTTTAA
- a CDS encoding aminotransferase class III-fold pyridoxal phosphate-dependent enzyme, protein MNPQAKFPLIPEQPAAPRLKTALPGPNVQTLTGRDHQVTSPSYTRDYPLVADHAIGSTITDPDGNVFLDMTAGIAVTSTGHCHPAVVHAIHEQSRRCLQHVGHGFLL, encoded by the coding sequence ATGAACCCACAAGCGAAATTTCCGCTCATTCCCGAACAGCCGGCGGCGCCGCGGCTCAAGACCGCGCTACCGGGCCCGAATGTACAGACACTGACCGGCCGCGATCATCAGGTGACCAGTCCCTCGTACACGCGCGATTACCCGCTGGTGGCCGATCATGCGATCGGGTCGACGATCACCGATCCGGACGGCAATGTGTTTCTCGATATGACCGCCGGCATTGCGGTCACGTCCACCGGACACTGTCATCCGGCGGTGGTGCACGCCATTCACGAACAGAGCCGGCGCTGCCTGCAGCATGTCGGGCACGGATTTTTACTATGA
- a CDS encoding aldehyde dehydrogenase family protein, with the protein MQNSEFHDVLETLGLSPRNKGVFDGSRWFGGGARVDVISPINGENIAAVDTGSHDDYEKVIAAAQSAFQQWRQWPAPRRGELVRQFAHELRKYKEPLGRLVTLEMGKSLQEGLGEVQEMIDICDLAVGQSRMLYGVQTHSERPGHRMYEQWHPLGVVAVISAFNFPVAVWAWNTSMALICGDAVLWKPASPVPLTAIACVKILQRVIENNDAPNGIAALMTGPGKDVGELITQDQRIALVSYTGSTKIGKHIAQTVHARLGKTILELGGNNAIIVTRHADLQLTAKNILFGAIGTCGQRCTTTRRVIIEDKVYDELAGILKSAYTTISIGSPLDESHHMGPIVNRKAVDTMMNALETIKEQGGTFLVEGGRLEGKGYAGGCYVKPAIAEVTPDLPIVQDETFAPILYLIKYSGDLSEAIRIHNSVPQGLSSAIFTHDLRESERFLSALGSDCGIANVNLGTSGAEIGLAFGGEKETGGGRESGSDAWKSYMRRQTNTVNWSGETVLAQGIQFD; encoded by the coding sequence ATGCAAAATTCTGAATTTCATGATGTATTAGAGACGCTGGGATTGTCTCCGCGGAACAAGGGGGTGTTTGACGGCAGCCGCTGGTTCGGGGGCGGCGCGCGTGTTGATGTGATCAGTCCGATCAACGGCGAAAACATCGCGGCTGTGGACACCGGCAGTCATGATGATTATGAAAAAGTCATTGCGGCGGCGCAGTCGGCGTTTCAACAGTGGCGGCAATGGCCGGCGCCCAGGCGCGGCGAGCTGGTGCGCCAATTCGCGCACGAACTGCGCAAATACAAGGAACCGCTGGGAAGACTGGTGACCCTTGAAATGGGCAAGTCGCTGCAGGAGGGACTCGGTGAGGTGCAGGAAATGATCGATATCTGCGATCTGGCCGTGGGCCAGTCGCGTATGCTCTACGGCGTACAGACGCACAGCGAGCGTCCGGGACACCGCATGTACGAGCAGTGGCATCCGCTGGGCGTGGTGGCGGTGATCTCGGCATTTAACTTTCCCGTGGCCGTGTGGGCCTGGAACACCAGCATGGCGCTCATCTGCGGCGACGCGGTGCTGTGGAAACCGGCGAGTCCCGTGCCCCTGACCGCCATCGCCTGCGTGAAAATTCTGCAGCGGGTGATCGAAAACAATGACGCGCCGAACGGCATTGCCGCGTTGATGACCGGTCCGGGCAAAGACGTGGGCGAGCTGATCACACAGGACCAGCGCATTGCGCTGGTCAGTTACACCGGCTCGACGAAAATCGGCAAACACATCGCCCAGACCGTGCACGCGCGCCTCGGCAAAACCATCCTCGAACTCGGCGGCAACAATGCCATTATCGTCACCCGGCACGCGGATCTGCAGCTAACGGCCAAAAACATCCTGTTCGGCGCCATCGGCACCTGCGGACAGCGCTGCACCACCACGCGCCGGGTGATCATCGAGGATAAAGTATACGACGAGCTGGCCGGGATTCTGAAATCAGCATACACCACGATTTCCATCGGTTCGCCCCTGGACGAGTCGCATCACATGGGACCGATAGTGAACCGGAAGGCGGTGGACACGATGATGAACGCCCTGGAGACCATCAAAGAGCAGGGCGGGACATTCCTGGTCGAGGGCGGTCGGCTGGAAGGCAAAGGCTATGCGGGCGGCTGTTACGTCAAACCCGCCATTGCCGAGGTAACGCCGGATCTGCCGATTGTGCAGGACGAGACGTTTGCGCCCATTCTGTACCTGATCAAATACAGCGGCGATTTAAGCGAGGCGATCCGCATTCACAACAGCGTGCCGCAGGGCTTGTCGTCGGCCATTTTCACCCATGATCTGCGCGAATCCGAGCGCTTTCTCAGCGCATTGGGCAGCGACTGCGGCATTGCCAATGTGAATCTGGGCACCTCGGGCGCCGAGATCGGGTTGGCGTTCGGCGGTGAAAAAGAGACCGGCGGCGGCCGCGAGAGCGGGTCCGATGCCTGGAAGAGCTATATGCGCCGCCAGACCAACACCGTCAACTGGAGCGGCGAGACCGTGCTCGCCCAGGGCATTCAATTTGACTGA
- a CDS encoding DUF6364 family protein, whose translation MNKKTLYIDEALIEFAHRTLQQTGQSISHLVENHLQRLKDDIHPETLSKETQTLHGILQEYQLDKDTRL comes from the coding sequence ATGAACAAAAAGACCCTGTACATCGACGAAGCGCTCATCGAATTCGCGCACCGCACTTTGCAGCAAACAGGGCAATCCATCTCGCATCTCGTTGAAAACCACCTGCAGCGGCTCAAAGACGACATACATCCGGAGACGCTATCCAAAGAAACGCAAACCCTGCACGGCATCCTGCAGGAATATCAACTCGACAAGGATACCCGATTATGA